A window of Dyella terrae contains these coding sequences:
- the flhA gene encoding flagellar biosynthesis protein FlhA, whose amino-acid sequence MAATSAFETFKQVSRRGLGAPVIMLAMLAMMMLPLPPFLLDILFSFNIALSLVILLAVIYVMRPLEFGAFPTVVLMATLLRLALNIASTRVVLLHGHDGPGAAGKVIEAFGEFVIGGNFAVGLVVFAILTIINFVVVTKGATRVSEVTARFTLDAMPGKQMAIDADLNAGLLTQEQARERRQEVREEADFYGSMDGASKFVRGDATAGILILVINIVGGFFVGVLQHGLSAGEAAKTYTLLTIGDGLVAQVPALMLSIATAVIVTRVSRAQDMGKQVVGQVFGQPRALAVAGVVLGVMGLIPGMPNIAFLLLGAICGGAAWTLMKRERDTKAKLAEETAAAESAPAAPAAERMELGWEDVTTVDPVGLEVGYRLIPLVDKNQGGELMGRIKSVRRKLSQELGFLVPAVHIRDNLDLGPNTYRITLMGVPMGEAEVHNERLLAINPGQVHGTVQGIATRDPAFGLEAVWIENGQRETAQALGYTVVDPATVIATHLSHILQGHSHELLSHQDVQQLLDRLAGSAPKLVEDLVPKRMALGVVVKVLQNLLAERVPIRNMRSIVESLAEHAGQSQDPGALTAAVRVALGRQIVQEIAGLGTEVPVITLAPDLEQILMSSLGNGGVAGAAVEPGLADRLQQSVADAARRQEMSGEPAVLLVAPPLRPWLARFTRHVAQNLHVLAYNEVPDNRRVRLVQALGR is encoded by the coding sequence ATGGCCGCCACGAGCGCATTCGAAACCTTCAAGCAGGTAAGCCGACGTGGTCTCGGCGCGCCGGTGATCATGCTGGCCATGCTGGCGATGATGATGTTGCCGCTGCCGCCTTTCCTGCTCGACATTCTCTTCAGCTTCAATATCGCGCTGTCGCTGGTGATCCTGCTGGCGGTGATCTACGTGATGCGCCCGCTGGAATTTGGTGCCTTCCCGACGGTCGTGTTGATGGCAACACTGTTGCGCCTGGCGCTGAATATTGCGTCGACGCGCGTGGTGCTGCTGCATGGCCACGATGGTCCTGGCGCCGCGGGCAAGGTGATCGAGGCGTTCGGTGAGTTCGTTATTGGCGGCAACTTTGCCGTGGGCCTGGTGGTGTTCGCCATCCTGACCATCATCAACTTCGTCGTCGTCACCAAGGGTGCGACGCGTGTCTCCGAAGTGACCGCGCGCTTTACCCTGGACGCGATGCCCGGCAAGCAGATGGCCATCGACGCGGACCTCAACGCCGGCTTGCTCACGCAGGAGCAGGCGCGCGAACGTCGCCAGGAAGTGCGCGAGGAAGCGGACTTCTACGGCTCCATGGACGGTGCCTCCAAGTTCGTTCGCGGCGACGCGACTGCCGGCATCCTGATCCTCGTCATCAATATCGTCGGTGGCTTCTTCGTCGGCGTGCTGCAGCATGGCCTGAGCGCGGGCGAAGCGGCCAAGACCTACACGTTGCTGACCATTGGTGACGGCCTGGTCGCCCAGGTGCCTGCGTTGATGCTGTCCATTGCCACGGCCGTGATCGTGACGCGTGTGTCGCGCGCGCAGGACATGGGCAAGCAGGTGGTGGGGCAGGTGTTTGGCCAACCGCGCGCGCTGGCGGTGGCCGGCGTCGTGCTTGGCGTCATGGGATTGATTCCCGGCATGCCCAACATCGCCTTCCTCCTGCTCGGCGCCATTTGCGGCGGCGCGGCCTGGACGCTGATGAAGCGCGAGCGCGACACCAAGGCCAAGCTCGCCGAAGAAACCGCCGCAGCAGAGTCCGCGCCCGCGGCACCGGCCGCCGAGCGCATGGAGCTGGGTTGGGAAGACGTCACCACGGTGGATCCCGTGGGGCTGGAAGTCGGGTATCGCCTTATTCCGCTGGTGGACAAGAATCAGGGCGGGGAACTGATGGGGCGCATCAAGTCGGTGCGCCGCAAGCTTTCCCAGGAGCTGGGTTTCCTCGTCCCCGCGGTGCATATCCGCGACAACCTGGACCTGGGGCCCAATACCTACCGCATCACCCTGATGGGCGTGCCGATGGGCGAGGCCGAAGTCCACAACGAGCGCCTGCTCGCGATCAACCCTGGCCAGGTCCACGGAACGGTGCAGGGCATTGCCACGCGCGACCCGGCCTTTGGGCTGGAGGCGGTGTGGATCGAGAACGGGCAGCGCGAAACGGCGCAGGCGCTCGGCTATACGGTGGTCGATCCGGCAACGGTGATCGCCACGCACCTGTCGCACATCCTGCAGGGTCATTCGCACGAACTGCTCAGTCACCAGGATGTGCAGCAGCTGCTCGACCGCCTGGCCGGCAGCGCGCCCAAGCTGGTGGAAGACCTCGTGCCCAAGCGCATGGCCTTGGGCGTGGTGGTGAAGGTGCTGCAGAACCTGCTCGCCGAGCGGGTGCCGATCCGCAACATGCGCAGCATCGTCGAATCCTTGGCGGAGCATGCAGGGCAGAGTCAGGATCCCGGCGCGCTCACGGCTGCGGTGCGCGTGGCGCTCGGTCGGCAGATCGTCCAGGAGATCGCCGGGCTCGGTACCGAGGTCCCGGTCATTACCCTGGCGCCGGACCTCGAGCAGATTCTCATGTCCTCGCTCGGAAACGGCGGCGTAGCGGGCGCAGCGGTCGAGCCTGGCCTCGCGGATCGCTTGCAGCAGAGCGTGGCCGATGCTGCGCGACGCCAGGAAATGAGCGGCGAGCCCGCGGTTTTGCTGGTCGCGCCGCCGCTTCGTCCGTGGCTCGCGCGCTTCACGCGGCACGTGGCACAGAACCTGCACGTACTGGCTTACAACGAGGTGCCCGACAACCGTCGGGTGCGATTGGTGCAGGCGTTGGGGCGCTGA